The following proteins are co-located in the Lepus europaeus isolate LE1 chromosome 15, mLepTim1.pri, whole genome shotgun sequence genome:
- the LOC133774409 gene encoding transmembrane protein 14A-like, with protein sequence MDLIGFGYAALVTFGSILGYKQRGGVPSLIAGLFIGFLAGYGAYCVSNDKWDVKLSLFTAFFLATIMGVRFKRSKKIMPAGLVACLSLMMILRHVLSLL encoded by the coding sequence ATGGACCTGATTGGTTTTGGTTATGCAGCTCTTGTGACCTTTGGAAGCATTTTGGGATATAAACAGAGAGGTGGTGTTCCGTCTTTGATTGCTGGACTTTTCATTGGATTTCTGGCTGGCTATGGTGCTTACTGTGTCTCCAATGACAAATGGGATGTAAAACTGTCACTATTTACAGCTTTCTTCCTGGCCACCATAATGGGTGTGAGATTTAAGAGATCCAAGAAAATAATGCCTGCTGGGCTGGTTGCATGTTTGAGCCTCATGATGATCCTGAGACATGTCTTGTCCCTACTCTGA